One window of Marinobacterium aestuarii genomic DNA carries:
- the thiS gene encoding sulfur carrier protein ThiS, with product MRIVLNGDTMELRDDCSLADLVEQLGLVGKRFAAEVNMEIVPRSQHVALRLNDGDQIEIVQAIGGG from the coding sequence ATGCGAATAGTGCTAAACGGTGACACCATGGAGCTGCGGGATGACTGCAGTCTTGCTGACCTGGTTGAACAACTGGGGCTGGTCGGCAAGCGTTTTGCGGCCGAGGTCAACATGGAAATAGTCCCGCGCAGCCAGCATGTGGCGCTGCGCCTGAACGACGGCGACCAGATCGAGATCGTGCAGGCTATTGGCGGCGGCTGA
- a CDS encoding thiazole synthase, which produces MSEQLRHDPLIIAGKEYSSRLLVGTGKYRDLDETRRAIEASGAQIVTVAVRRTNIGQNRDEPNLLDAVSPEKYTILPNTAGCYTAEDAVRTCKLARELMDGHDLVKLEVLGDQKTLYPNIVETLKGAEMLVKDGFKVMVYTNDDPIVAKQLEEMGCIAVMPLGSLIGSGLGILNPHNIRLIMEAANVPILVDAGVGTASDAALAMEMGCAGVLMNTAIAGARDPLLMASAMRKAIEAGREAYLAGRMPRKKYASASSPMDGII; this is translated from the coding sequence ATGTCAGAGCAATTACGCCATGACCCGCTGATTATCGCGGGCAAAGAGTACAGTTCCAGGCTGCTGGTAGGCACCGGCAAATACCGGGACCTTGATGAAACCCGCCGGGCGATCGAAGCCAGCGGTGCGCAAATTGTCACGGTTGCCGTGCGCCGCACCAACATCGGCCAGAATCGCGACGAGCCCAATCTGCTCGACGCCGTTTCGCCGGAAAAATACACCATCCTGCCCAATACGGCCGGTTGCTACACGGCTGAAGATGCGGTGCGTACCTGCAAGCTGGCGCGCGAGCTGATGGACGGCCACGACCTGGTGAAGCTGGAAGTGCTGGGCGACCAGAAAACCCTGTACCCCAATATCGTCGAGACCCTCAAGGGTGCCGAGATGCTGGTCAAGGATGGCTTCAAGGTCATGGTGTACACCAATGATGACCCCATCGTTGCCAAGCAGCTCGAAGAGATGGGCTGCATCGCCGTGATGCCGCTGGGCTCCCTGATTGGCTCGGGCCTGGGTATCCTCAACCCGCATAACATTCGTCTCATCATGGAAGCGGCCAATGTGCCTATTCTTGTGGATGCCGGTGTAGGCACCGCCTCAGACGCCGCTCTGGCCATGGAAATGGGCTGCGCAGGCGTACTGATGAACACCGCCATTGCCGGCGCCCGCGATCCGCTGCTGATGGCGTCGGCCATGCGCAAGGCCATCGAAGCCGGGCGCGAGGCCTATCTGGCCGGCCGCATGCCGCGCAAGAAGTACGCCAGCGCGTCTTCCCCCATGGACGGCATTATCTAA